From the Streptococcus hyointestinalis genome, the window AAACGTTTAGTGAGCCGTCGTGGAACAACGAGTCATCAGATGAACAATGCAGCAGCCCTTGTCTCTCCACAGACAAATGAATTTTTTGGAGAAGCTTATGGCTTTGCTCTTGTTTACTCTGGTAATCATGCTATTGAAATTGAACGTGACCAAATTGATCAGACACGTGTAGTCATCGGTATCAATGAAGAGCAGTTTTCATGGCAATTATCACCAAAAGAATCGTTTCAGACACCAGAGGTAGTCATGGTCTATTCTGATAAAGGACTTAATGCAATGAGTCAGACTTATCATGACTTAGTTAATGAGCGTCTGGTTCGTAGCTATAAGCATCAAACACGTCCTATTTTGGTTAATAACTGGGAAGCGACTTATTTTGACTTTACAGAAGACACTTTGCGTCCTATAGTGGATGAAGCTCAGCAATTAGGGATTGAGATGTTTGTTCTTGACGATGGCTGGTTTGGATGTCGTGATGATGATACGACTTCTCTTGGTGATTGGTTTGTTGATAAGAAGAAGTTTCCTAACGGCTTGTCTCACTTTGCAGAATATGTGCATAGTAAGGGATTACAATTTGGTCTGTGGGTCGAGCCTGAGATGATTTCGGTGGATTCAGAACTCTATCGTAATCATCCTGATTATCGCCTAGAAGTCCCTAATCGTAGCCCACTACTCGGACGTCAGCAATTTGTGCTGGATCTTGGACGTAAAGAGGTCCGTCAGGCTGTGATAGAGCAATTAGAAAGTCTATTAGATCAAGGTTTTATTGACTATATCAAGTGGGATATGAATCGTCATTTGTCGGATGTCTATTCTGCTCGTTTAGACGGTCAGTGTCAAGGCGAGGTCTTTCACCGCTACACTTTGGGGCTTTATGAGATGTTAGAGTATCTGACGAGCAAATATCCAGATGTTCTTTGGGAAGGTTGCTCTGGTGGAGGTGGTCGTTTCGATTTTGGCTTTGCTTATTACATGCCTCAATCATGGACAAGCGACAATACGGATGCTATTGCAAGACTAGGTATCCAGTATGGCACATCACTGTTTTATCCTATCTCAACGATAACATCACATGTTTCTGCAACACCAAATCATCAGACAGGACGTCTAACGCCGTTTGCGACACGTGGAGATGTCGCTATGAGTGGGGTTTTAGGCTACGAACTTGATTTGACAAAATTAACCACTGCAGAAAAAAACTTGGTAAAAGAGCAGGTAGAAGATTACAAATCTATTCGCCATCTAGTGCAATTTGGGCGATTTAGTCGTTTAATGAGTCCTTTTGAGGATAATCGGGCAGCTTGGATGTTTACTAACGCAGATAAATCTGAGATTTTAGTCTTTACCTTTATGATTTTAAACCATGCTCAACAGCCAATCCCTTTGGTGACATTGAATGGTCTTAATACAGATAAGTGCTATCAAAATGTAGAGACAAAAGAAATCATAACAGGCTCAGAGTTAGAATATCTAGGTTGGTATGAGGCATTGAGTGATAAAGATTTTGTGTCGCACCGTTATCACTTTAAAGAGGTCAAAGGGGGAGATAGCAGATGAAATGGTATCAAAAACTAGGGATTCTAGGCTTGCTCAGTGTTGCTGGTTTGAGTCTTGCAGCTTGTCATAAGAGCAGCTCAGACAGTAACACAGGTAAGGTCACTATAGAATATTTTAATCAGAAAAAAGAGATGGATAGTACCTTAAGAGAGATTATTAAGGATTTTGAAAAGGAGAACCCTGATATCCATGTTAAGATGACCAGCGTGCCTGCTGCAGGTACGGTTCTAAAGACCCGCATGCTATCAGGAGATATTCCAGATGTTATCGGTATCTATCCACAAAATATAGACTTTCAGGAGTGGGCAAAAGCAGGCTATTTTTATGATATGACGAATCAAGATTATCTTAAACGCCTGAAAAATAACTATGCAAACAATTATGCTATTAACGGAAAAATTTATAATGTGCCACTAACAGCTAATGTCTCAGGGATTTATTATAACAAGGATAAATTTAAAGAGCTAGGGCTAACTGTTCCTGAAACATGGGATGAATTTGTGACATTAGTTGAGCAAATCAAAGCCAAAGGTGAAATCCCATTTTCAGTTGCTGGCACAGAAGGTTGGACGTTAAATGGTTATCATCAGCTTTCTCTGATTACAATTACGGGCAGTAACGATAAGGCAAACGCTTATTTACGCTTTTCAAAACCAAATGCTATCAAGGCTACAGACAAAGTATTGAAAGAAGATGCTAAAAAATTAGATTTATTAGCAGACAAGGGCAATCAGCAAAAGAATTGGAAAGGTGCTTCTTACAATGATGCTCTCGTTTCTTTTGCTAATGAAGAAGTGCTAATGACTTCGAATGGCTCTTGGGCACTTGCTGCTATTCGTCAGCAAAATCCTAAGTTTGAGATTGGAACATTTGCTTTTCCAGGAAAAAATAAAGCAGACAAAGCGACTGTTGGAGCAGGCGACTTAGCTCTCTCCATATCTAGTAAAACAAAGCATCTAAAAGCTGCTAATCAATTTGTATCTTATATGACAAGTGCAAAAGCTATGCAAAAATACTATGATGTAGATGGTTCACCAGTAGCTGTTAAAGGGGTAAGAGAAGATACAAATTCTCCGCTTCAGGGACTCAATGAACTCGCTTTTACAAGTAAGCACTATGTTTGGTTAGGGCAATATTGGAACAGTGAAGATGACTTTTTCTCTGCAACAGCCAATTATCTGATGACACAAAATCGGAATGAGTTGGCAAACGAATTAAACGCATTCTTTAACCCAATGAAAGCTGATGTAGACTAGGAGGCTGCAAATGATTAGAAAATTTTTGAATCGCTATTGGGGTTGGACGTTCTTGTTTGTACCGTTGGTGCTCCAAGTTATCTTCTTTTACTTTCCTATGTTTCAAGGCGCTTTTTACAGTTTTACCAATTGGACAGGGCTGACTTATCAATTTGACTTTGTTGGTTTTAATAACTATAAATTGCTGATGATTGATGGAAAATTCATGAAAGCTATTCTCTTCACTTTAGTGTTAACGATTGCGTTAATCATCGGAGAGATTGTTTTGGGGCTGTTAGTTGCGCGTGTGCTTAATTCTAAGATTAAGGGTAAGACCTTTTTTAGAGCTTGGTTCTTTTTCCCAGCGGTTTTGTCTGGTTTGACGGTCTCCCTCATTTTTAAACAAGTGCTTAATTATGGTTTACCTGCTATCGGTGAAGCGTTACATATTGACTTTTTAAAGGATAGCCTGCTTGGGACAACAGGTGGCGCTGTATTTGCTTCTATTTTTGTTCTCCTTTGGCAGGGGGTAGCTATGCCGATTATCATTTTCCTATCTGGTTTACAAAGTATTCCAAGTGATATTGTTGAAGCATCAGCTATTGATGGTGCAAATAGTCGACAAACGTTCTTTAACATTGAACTTCCTTATTTGTTGCCTAGTATTTCTATGGTCTTTATCATGGCGCTAAAGGCAGGACTGACAGCATTTGACCAGATTTTTGCTTTGACAGGTGGGGGTCCAAATAACGCAACAACCTCTATAGGGCTTTTGGTTTACAATTATGCCTTTAAGAGTAATCAGTACGGCTATGCCAATGCCATTGCTTTAATTCTATTTCTTATCATCGGGGTTGTGTCTATTGCTCAGATAAAATTATCACGCCGCTTTGAGGTTTAGTTGAGGTGAGTATATGAAAAAAGAAGAACGTTTAACGTTATTGTGGAAGTATATCTTGCTTGCTGTGGGGTCTATCTTGATTTTAATTCCCCTTCTTGCAACAATCTTTTCTTCCTTCAAAACAACACAGGATATTATGAAGCATTTCTTTGCTTTTCCTAATCCTGCGACATTAGCTAACTACACACGATTATTGGCAGATGGTATTGAGGATTATTTTTTGAATTCTGCCTTGATTACGGTATTATCAGTGCTGTTGGTTATGCTCTTTATTCCAGCTGCAGCCTATTCCATTGCCCGTCATATGTCACGTCAAAAAGCCTATGCTATCATGTATTCACTGCTAATTTTGGGTATTTTTGTTCCCTTTCAAGTCATTATGATTCCTATTACCGTCATGATGAGTCGCTTAGGGTTAGCAAATATGTGGGGCTTGATTATCCTCTATCTGACCTACGCTGTACCTCAGACACTTTTCCTCTATGTAGGCTATATCAAGTTGAGTATTCCAGATAGTTTAGATGAGGCAGCAATGATTGATGGTGCTGATCGCTTTGTCACTTATCGTAAGGTCATCTTTCCAATGTTAAAACCAATGCATGCGACTACCCTTATTATCAATGCCCTCTGGTTTTGGAATGACTTTATGTTACCTCTTCTTATCCTAAACAAAGATTCTAAAATGTGGACATTGCCACTTTTTCAATACAATTATACAGGTCAATATTTCAATGATTATGGTCCAAGTTTTGCTTCTTACGTTGTTGGGATTATCACAATCACTATTGTTTACCTTATCTTCCAAAAGAACATTATTGCTGGTATGAGCAATGGAGCTGTTAAATAAAGGAGTCTTTATGGCAATTCAGAATAAAACGATGTTGATTACTTATGCAGATAGTTTAGGGAGTAACTTAAAAGAACTCGCTACTAATCTTGAGCGCTACTTTGGTGATAGTATCGGTGGAGTACACATCCTACCTTTCTTTCCCTCAACGGGTGACCGCGGTTTTGCACCGGTAGATTATGAACAGGTTGATAGTGCTTTTGGTGACTGGTCTGATGTGGAGCGCTTAGGTGAGCGTTACTATTTGATGTTTGATTTTATGATAAATCATATCTCACGTCAATCCAAATATTATAAAGATTTTCAAGAGAAAAAGGATGCGAGTTCCTACGCTGATTTATTTTTACGTTGGGATAAATTCTGGCCAGAAAATCGTCCTACACAGGAGGATATCGACCTTATCTATAAACGAAAAGATCGAGCGCCTAGACAGGAAATTACTTTTTCAGACGGAACGAAGGAATATCTCTGGAATACTTTTGGAGAAGAACAGATTGACCTTGATGTGACAAAACCAGTTACTATGGATTTTATCAAGCAAACAGTTACACAATTAATTGCGCATGGCTGTGATTTGATTCGTTTAGATGCCTTTGCTTATGCTATCAAAAAGTTAGGGACCAATGACTTCTTTGTAGAGCCAGAGATTTGGGACTTACTAGAGACAGTGGATAGTTTTGTGAAAGAACAGGGTGCCAGTATTTTGCCAGAAATCCATGAGCACTATAGCATTCAGTTTAAAATTGCAGAGCACGGCTACTTTGTCTACGATTTTG encodes:
- a CDS encoding alpha-galactosidase, whose protein sequence is MTGLIQFDEKTGVFHLHNQQISYLFAVEEGGLLGHIYFGHRLKDYHGGRAYPRIDRGFSGNLTDISERGYSPDTLLREYSETGFGDYRLPAILIKQENGSQATRFTYEGYRIDKGKPKLEGLPATYALEEDEAETLTVVLVDAVAKLKLSLFYTIYRDRAVITRSCRLENHSDVPVFIDKLASMTLDFTAQPLELISLPGAHVNERQLTRETIRYGQKRLVSRRGTTSHQMNNAAALVSPQTNEFFGEAYGFALVYSGNHAIEIERDQIDQTRVVIGINEEQFSWQLSPKESFQTPEVVMVYSDKGLNAMSQTYHDLVNERLVRSYKHQTRPILVNNWEATYFDFTEDTLRPIVDEAQQLGIEMFVLDDGWFGCRDDDTTSLGDWFVDKKKFPNGLSHFAEYVHSKGLQFGLWVEPEMISVDSELYRNHPDYRLEVPNRSPLLGRQQFVLDLGRKEVRQAVIEQLESLLDQGFIDYIKWDMNRHLSDVYSARLDGQCQGEVFHRYTLGLYEMLEYLTSKYPDVLWEGCSGGGGRFDFGFAYYMPQSWTSDNTDAIARLGIQYGTSLFYPISTITSHVSATPNHQTGRLTPFATRGDVAMSGVLGYELDLTKLTTAEKNLVKEQVEDYKSIRHLVQFGRFSRLMSPFEDNRAAWMFTNADKSEILVFTFMILNHAQQPIPLVTLNGLNTDKCYQNVETKEIITGSELEYLGWYEALSDKDFVSHRYHFKEVKGGDSR
- a CDS encoding extracellular solute-binding protein, which translates into the protein MKWYQKLGILGLLSVAGLSLAACHKSSSDSNTGKVTIEYFNQKKEMDSTLREIIKDFEKENPDIHVKMTSVPAAGTVLKTRMLSGDIPDVIGIYPQNIDFQEWAKAGYFYDMTNQDYLKRLKNNYANNYAINGKIYNVPLTANVSGIYYNKDKFKELGLTVPETWDEFVTLVEQIKAKGEIPFSVAGTEGWTLNGYHQLSLITITGSNDKANAYLRFSKPNAIKATDKVLKEDAKKLDLLADKGNQQKNWKGASYNDALVSFANEEVLMTSNGSWALAAIRQQNPKFEIGTFAFPGKNKADKATVGAGDLALSISSKTKHLKAANQFVSYMTSAKAMQKYYDVDGSPVAVKGVREDTNSPLQGLNELAFTSKHYVWLGQYWNSEDDFFSATANYLMTQNRNELANELNAFFNPMKADVD
- a CDS encoding carbohydrate ABC transporter permease, with amino-acid sequence MIRKFLNRYWGWTFLFVPLVLQVIFFYFPMFQGAFYSFTNWTGLTYQFDFVGFNNYKLLMIDGKFMKAILFTLVLTIALIIGEIVLGLLVARVLNSKIKGKTFFRAWFFFPAVLSGLTVSLIFKQVLNYGLPAIGEALHIDFLKDSLLGTTGGAVFASIFVLLWQGVAMPIIIFLSGLQSIPSDIVEASAIDGANSRQTFFNIELPYLLPSISMVFIMALKAGLTAFDQIFALTGGGPNNATTSIGLLVYNYAFKSNQYGYANAIALILFLIIGVVSIAQIKLSRRFEV
- a CDS encoding carbohydrate ABC transporter permease, translating into MKKEERLTLLWKYILLAVGSILILIPLLATIFSSFKTTQDIMKHFFAFPNPATLANYTRLLADGIEDYFLNSALITVLSVLLVMLFIPAAAYSIARHMSRQKAYAIMYSLLILGIFVPFQVIMIPITVMMSRLGLANMWGLIILYLTYAVPQTLFLYVGYIKLSIPDSLDEAAMIDGADRFVTYRKVIFPMLKPMHATTLIINALWFWNDFMLPLLILNKDSKMWTLPLFQYNYTGQYFNDYGPSFASYVVGIITITIVYLIFQKNIIAGMSNGAVK
- the gtfA gene encoding sucrose phosphorylase produces the protein MAIQNKTMLITYADSLGSNLKELATNLERYFGDSIGGVHILPFFPSTGDRGFAPVDYEQVDSAFGDWSDVERLGERYYLMFDFMINHISRQSKYYKDFQEKKDASSYADLFLRWDKFWPENRPTQEDIDLIYKRKDRAPRQEITFSDGTKEYLWNTFGEEQIDLDVTKPVTMDFIKQTVTQLIAHGCDLIRLDAFAYAIKKLGTNDFFVEPEIWDLLETVDSFVKEQGASILPEIHEHYSIQFKIAEHGYFVYDFALPMVTLYSLYSGKTERLAKWLSMSPMKQFTTLDTHDGIGVVDVKDILTDDEIDYTSNKLYQVGANVNRKYSTAEYQNLDIYQINTTYYSALGDNDQQYFLARLIQAFAPGIPQVYYVGFLAGKNDIDLLEETKEGRNINRHYYTSNEIAKEIKRPIVKKLLALFSYRNRSQAFDLEGGIQVATTGEHQISITRYNKDKTVTAIAKLDLKQLTYSVTENGKAVLFD